A single region of the Pseudomonas solani genome encodes:
- a CDS encoding RDD family protein, with protein MTDAQNPYQSPQAELTHEATGLPLAARGSRFGAALIDGLILLCVTIPISYLLGVYDGLMEGVQPGFGQQALGSLVGIVVFLAINGHFLKNYGQTVGKRVLKLAIVDLQGNKPEWITMYLKRYLLWGLVAYIPIIGGLILLANYLFIFRADRRCLHDLTASTRVVQLPN; from the coding sequence ATGACCGATGCCCAGAACCCCTACCAATCGCCCCAGGCGGAGCTGACCCACGAGGCCACCGGCTTGCCGCTGGCCGCCCGCGGCTCGCGCTTCGGCGCTGCGCTCATCGACGGGCTGATCCTGTTGTGCGTCACCATCCCCATCAGCTACCTGCTGGGTGTCTACGATGGGCTCATGGAGGGCGTGCAGCCCGGCTTCGGCCAGCAGGCGCTGGGTTCGCTGGTGGGTATCGTGGTGTTCCTGGCGATCAACGGGCACTTCCTGAAGAACTACGGCCAGACCGTCGGCAAGCGCGTGCTCAAGCTTGCCATCGTCGACCTGCAGGGCAACAAGCCCGAGTGGATCACGATGTACCTCAAGCGCTACCTGCTCTGGGGCCTGGTTGCCTACATCCCGATCATCGGCGGCCTGATATTGCTGGCGAACTACCTGTTCATCTTCCGCGCGGATCGCCGTTGCCTGCACGACCTGACCGCCAGCACCCGCGTGGTGCAACTGCCCAACTGA
- a CDS encoding LysR family transcriptional regulator, giving the protein MNPDALTDQLALFLDVLEAGSFSAAARRHPLTPSAVARRIDALERGLGSALFTRSTHAVRATPAGLAFAERAKRILAELRLARAEAVSLSSAPEGLIRIDAPAPFGRRHLAPAIAEFLVTYPGLDVQLRLIDSFIDMHGAHLGEVDLVLRIGPLADTRLVATPLSPLVRVLCASPDYLRRRGVPSDARELTEHDGLDWDALAPPYAWRFEVEGRAQVIRPRRMRMTANNAETLLFSAVAGLGVAHLPTWLISDYLLRGELVPLLCENGLPAPEPSGIYALRLEGEASSRSRLLLEFLKNRFGPVPPWDLALSGLGQS; this is encoded by the coding sequence ATGAATCCCGATGCACTGACCGACCAACTGGCCCTCTTTCTCGATGTACTGGAAGCGGGCAGCTTCTCTGCTGCCGCCCGGCGCCACCCGCTGACGCCTTCGGCCGTGGCCCGGCGCATCGACGCCCTGGAGCGCGGCCTCGGCAGCGCCCTCTTCACCCGCAGCACCCACGCGGTGCGCGCCACCCCGGCAGGCCTGGCCTTTGCCGAGCGGGCAAAACGGATACTCGCCGAATTGCGCCTGGCACGTGCTGAGGCCGTGTCCCTGAGCAGTGCACCGGAGGGGTTGATCCGCATTGATGCACCCGCCCCGTTCGGCCGTCGTCACCTGGCGCCGGCCATCGCCGAATTCCTCGTCACCTACCCGGGCCTGGACGTTCAGTTGCGGCTGATCGACAGCTTCATCGACATGCACGGCGCCCACCTGGGCGAGGTGGACCTGGTGCTGCGCATCGGCCCGCTGGCCGACACCCGCCTGGTGGCGACGCCGCTATCGCCCCTGGTGCGCGTGCTCTGCGCCAGCCCCGATTACCTGCGCCGACGCGGCGTACCGAGCGACGCCCGCGAGCTGACCGAGCACGACGGCCTCGACTGGGATGCCCTCGCACCGCCCTATGCCTGGCGCTTCGAGGTGGAGGGCCGCGCCCAGGTGATCCGCCCCCGGCGCATGCGCATGACCGCGAACAACGCCGAAACCCTGCTGTTCAGCGCCGTCGCCGGACTGGGCGTCGCCCACCTGCCGACCTGGCTGATCAGCGACTACCTGCTGCGCGGGGAACTGGTGCCGCTGCTCTGCGAAAACGGCTTGCCCGCTCCGGAACCGAGCGGGATCTACGCCCTGCGCCTGGAGGGCGAAGCCAGCTCGCGGAGCCGGCTGTTGCTGGAGTTTCTCAAAAACCGCTTTGGCCCCGTACCGCCCTGGGACCTGGCCCTGAGCGGGCTGGGGCAGTCTTGA
- a CDS encoding sulfite exporter TauE/SafE family protein: MDLLAIALNVVLGAALGTLGGLFGIGGGLIAIPALGVFFGLDQQLAQGTALVMVVPNVLLALWRYHQRNRIDPRYALLLAVTSFGCAWLASLFAVRIEAESMRLAFVAFLLVLAAYNFARMFMAKAATSAELRHPWPWLGVLGGFAGAMGGLFGVGGAVVATPVLTSVFGTTQVVAQGLSLSLAAPSTAVTLATYGFNHHVDWAMGIPLAVGGLLSISWGVRLAHALPERVLRTAFCVFLLVCAVMLAFE, translated from the coding sequence ATGGACCTGCTGGCAATTGCGTTGAATGTGGTGCTCGGTGCGGCTCTTGGCACTTTGGGTGGGTTGTTCGGCATCGGTGGCGGGCTGATCGCCATTCCCGCCCTGGGGGTGTTCTTCGGCCTGGACCAGCAACTGGCACAGGGCACCGCGCTGGTGATGGTGGTGCCCAACGTGCTGCTGGCGCTGTGGCGCTACCACCAGCGCAATCGCATCGACCCGCGCTATGCGCTGCTGCTGGCGGTGACCAGCTTTGGTTGCGCCTGGCTGGCCTCGCTGTTCGCGGTGCGCATCGAGGCGGAGAGCATGCGCCTGGCCTTCGTCGCCTTCCTGCTGGTGCTGGCGGCCTACAACTTCGCGCGGATGTTCATGGCCAAGGCCGCCACCAGTGCCGAGTTGCGCCACCCCTGGCCCTGGCTGGGCGTGCTCGGTGGCTTCGCCGGCGCCATGGGCGGCCTGTTCGGCGTGGGTGGGGCGGTGGTCGCCACGCCGGTGCTCACCAGCGTCTTCGGCACCACCCAGGTGGTTGCCCAGGGGCTGTCGCTGTCCCTCGCCGCACCCAGCACGGCGGTGACCCTCGCCACCTACGGCTTCAACCACCACGTCGACTGGGCGATGGGCATCCCGTTGGCTGTCGGCGGCCTGCTCAGCATCAGCTGGGGCGTGCGCCTGGCCCACGCCCTGCCGGAACGGGTTCTGCGCACGGCATTCTGCGTGTTCCTGCTGGTGTGTGCGGTGATGCTGGCGTTCGAGTGA
- a CDS encoding LysR substrate-binding domain-containing protein: MSYPAIDTELLRTFVAIADNGGFTRAAEVVNRTQSAVSMQMKRLEEDVLERTVFERDGRQVRLTAEGQILLSYARRILKLHGEVMTTLREPHMVGSVRIGTPDDYVMRFLPGILSRFAQSYPLVQVEVHCESSSQLLQRQDLDLSIVTREPGTEIGQLLRQERFVWAEAIGFSPHEQTQLPLAMFNTDCFCRAWACNALDAMERPYRVAYTSPSLSAIMAVVSAGLAVTAQLQSLITTDMRILGEAEGLPTLPACSIVLVRNPRSSSPVTETLAEHIVEGFRL, translated from the coding sequence ATGAGCTACCCCGCCATCGACACCGAACTGCTGCGCACCTTCGTCGCCATCGCCGACAACGGTGGCTTCACCCGCGCAGCGGAAGTGGTCAACCGCACCCAGTCGGCCGTGAGCATGCAGATGAAGCGGCTGGAAGAGGACGTGCTGGAACGCACGGTGTTCGAGCGTGACGGCCGCCAGGTGCGCCTGACCGCCGAGGGGCAGATATTGCTGAGCTATGCGCGGCGCATCCTCAAGCTGCACGGCGAGGTAATGACCACCCTGCGCGAGCCGCACATGGTCGGCTCGGTGCGCATCGGCACCCCGGACGATTACGTGATGCGCTTCCTGCCCGGCATCCTTTCGCGCTTCGCCCAGTCCTACCCGTTGGTGCAGGTGGAGGTGCATTGCGAGTCGTCCTCGCAGTTGCTGCAGCGCCAGGACCTGGACCTGTCCATCGTCACCCGCGAGCCGGGCACCGAGATCGGCCAGTTGCTGCGCCAGGAGCGCTTCGTCTGGGCCGAGGCCATCGGCTTCAGCCCCCACGAGCAGACCCAGTTGCCGCTGGCGATGTTCAACACCGACTGCTTCTGCCGCGCCTGGGCCTGCAACGCACTGGACGCCATGGAGCGCCCCTACCGCGTCGCCTACACCAGCCCGAGCCTGTCGGCGATCATGGCGGTGGTCAGCGCCGGCCTGGCAGTCACCGCCCAGTTGCAGAGCCTGATCACCACCGACATGCGCATCCTCGGTGAAGCGGAGGGGCTACCCACCCTGCCCGCCTGCAGCATCGTGCTGGTGCGCAACCCCCGCAGCAGCTCGCCGGTCACCGAGACCCTGGCCGAGCACATCGTCGAAGGCTTCCGCCTGTAG
- a CDS encoding DUF1127 domain-containing protein codes for MKGQFGFVGTLHPTHRPAVRGSHLSLGTRLLRWYQLYSQRRELAGLSDAMLKDLGLTRGDVMQESERPFWDDPLGK; via the coding sequence ATGAAAGGTCAATTCGGTTTCGTAGGCACGCTGCACCCCACCCACCGGCCCGCCGTTCGTGGCTCCCATCTTTCCCTCGGTACCCGCCTGCTGCGCTGGTACCAGCTGTACAGCCAGCGCCGTGAGCTGGCCGGCCTGAGTGATGCCATGCTCAAGGACCTGGGCCTGACCCGGGGCGATGTGATGCAGGAAAGCGAGCGGCCTTTCTGGGACGACCCGCTGGGCAAATGA